A single Phragmites australis chromosome 4, lpPhrAust1.1, whole genome shotgun sequence DNA region contains:
- the LOC133914149 gene encoding lecithin-cholesterol acyltransferase-like 1 — translation MEERRPPLALVPTAVMVMLSLSSCCVSAARPAAGGAEQQLHPVILIPGTGGNQLEARLTEDYRPSSLVCRVWPPVRGRGGWFRLWFDPSVLIAPLTRCFAERMKLYYDPAADDYRNAPGVETRVSDFGSTSTLRYLDPNLKLLTGYMNTLASTLEKAGYEEGRDLFGAPYDFRYGLAGPGHPSQVGSAYLQRLKLLVETACVANGGRPAILVAHSLGGLFALQLLARNPLPWRTAHVKRLLTLSTPWGGSVQEMLTFASGNTLGVPFVDASIIRDEQRTSESNLWLLPTPKVFGNTTLVVSRYHNRSYSAKNMTQFLRDIGFEEGVESYRVRIRPLVEALPEPGVPVTCLVGTGVDTVESLVFGDGGYDEGPEKVVYGDGDGTVNLASLVGPIKAWSDSPAQVIEVVELPKVSHLGILNDKNALEQIIRIVDSINLNATSTSYHPS, via the exons ATGGAGGAGAGGCGCCCTCCACTGGCACTcgtgccaactgcggtgatgGTTATGCTGTCGCTGAGCTCGTGCTGCGTGTCGGCGGCGAGGCCGGCCGCGGGGGGCGCCGAGCAGCAGCTGCACCCGGTGATACTGATCCCGGGAACCGGCGGCAACCAGCTGGAGGCGCGGCTGACGGAGGACTACAGGCCGTCCAGCCTGGTGTGCCGGGTGTGGCCGCCGGTGCGCGGGCGCGGCGGGTGGTTCCGCCTCTGGTTCGACCCATCCGTGCTGATCGCGCCGTTGACCAGGTGCTTCGCCGAGCGGATGAAGCTCTACTACGACCCCGCCGCCGACGACTACCGCAACGCGCCCGGCGTCGAGACCAGGGTATCCgacttcggctccacctccacccTCCGCTACCTCGATCCAAACCTCAA ACTCCTGACGGGGTACATGAACACTCTGGCTAGCACGTTGGAGAAGGCCGGGTACGAGGAGGGCCGCGACCTGTTCGGCGCACCGTACGACTTCCGGTACGGGCTAGCCGGGCCGGGGCACCCGTCACAGGTGGGCAGCGCATACCTACAGCGCCTCAAGCTTCTCGTGGAGACGGCGTGCGTGGCCAACGGCGGGAGGCCAGCGATCCTTGTGGCGCACAGCTTGGGAGGGCTGTTCGCGTTGCAGCTGTTGGCGCGCAACCCGCTCCCCTGGCGCACTGCGCACGTGAAGCGTTTGTTGACGTTGTCGACGCCGTGGGGCGGGTCGGTGCAGGAGATGCTCACCTTCGCGTCGGGTAACACGCTGGGCGTGCCGTTCGTGGACGCGTCCATCATCCGCGACGAGCAGCGGACCTCCGAGAGCAACCTGTGGCTGCTGCCCACGCCCAAGGTGTTCGGCAACACCACGCTAGTGGTATCGCGGTACCACAACCGGTCCTACTCCGCCAAGAACATGACGCAGTTCCTACGGGACATCGGTTTTGAGGAGGGGGTGGAGTCGTACCGCGTGCGGATACGGCCGCTCGTGGAGGCCCTGCCGGAGCCTGGCGTGCCGGTGACGTGCCTAGTGGGCACCGGCGTGGACACGGTGGAGAGCCTCGTGTTCGGGGACGGCGGCTACGACGAGGGCCCCGAGAAGGTGGTGTACGGCGACGGGGACGGGACGGTGAACCTGGCCAGCCTCGTGGGGCCGATCAAGGCGTGGTCCGACTCGCCTGCGCAAGTGATCGAGGTGGTGGAGCTGCCCAAGGTGTCGCACTTGGGCATCCTCAACGACAAGAACGCGCTCGAGCAGATCATCAGGATCGTTGATTCCATCAATCTGAACGCCACGAGCACGAGCTATCATCCGTCTTAA